In Pseudonocardia cypriaca, a single genomic region encodes these proteins:
- a CDS encoding FAD-dependent oxidoreductase produces MRTALVIGAGIAGPVAAIALQRAGITPTVYEARESTADELGAFLTLQVNGIDALRTLGVGHVVAGIGFPTPSMRFRSGTGKLLGEVSTGAALPDGTVGVTLKRSDLYRALRDEARQQGITIEHGRRLVEVRPVPGGVRAEFADGTSATAELLVGADGIRSRVRQVIDPGAAPARYVPVLNIGGFAPAIAVDGVQGGYEMVFGKRAFFGYVVAPDGAVWWFANPPQRSEPAPGELSGLGTAHWRARLAELFAGDRTPACEIIAATPGELEGWATYDLPSVRRWHRDRMVLIGDAAHATSPASGQGASMAIEDAVELGRCLRDLPEPDAAFAAYEQLRRFRVERVVANGARSSNAKAAGPVARVLRDALLPLFLRRQGAQAEAWLHGYHIDWDAQVVPATVPAGRR; encoded by the coding sequence ATGCGGACGGCGCTGGTGATCGGAGCGGGGATCGCGGGGCCGGTGGCGGCGATCGCGCTCCAGCGGGCAGGCATCACCCCCACGGTGTACGAGGCCCGCGAGAGCACGGCCGACGAGCTGGGCGCGTTCCTGACGCTGCAGGTCAACGGCATCGACGCGCTGCGCACGCTCGGCGTCGGTCACGTCGTCGCCGGGATCGGTTTCCCCACCCCGAGCATGCGCTTCCGCAGCGGCACCGGGAAGCTGCTCGGTGAGGTGAGCACGGGCGCGGCCCTTCCGGACGGCACCGTCGGCGTCACGCTGAAGCGCAGCGACCTCTACCGCGCGCTGCGCGACGAGGCGCGGCAGCAGGGCATCACGATCGAGCACGGGCGCAGGCTCGTGGAGGTGCGGCCGGTACCCGGCGGCGTCCGCGCCGAGTTCGCCGACGGGACGTCGGCCACGGCCGAGCTGCTCGTCGGCGCCGACGGGATCCGGTCCCGGGTCCGCCAGGTCATCGATCCGGGAGCGGCCCCCGCGCGCTACGTGCCCGTGCTCAACATTGGCGGCTTCGCCCCTGCTATCGCCGTCGACGGGGTGCAGGGCGGCTACGAGATGGTGTTCGGCAAACGGGCGTTCTTCGGGTACGTGGTCGCGCCGGACGGGGCCGTCTGGTGGTTCGCCAACCCGCCGCAGCGTTCCGAGCCGGCACCGGGCGAGCTCTCCGGGCTCGGCACGGCGCACTGGCGGGCCCGGCTGGCGGAGCTCTTCGCGGGCGACCGCACCCCGGCCTGCGAGATCATCGCCGCCACACCGGGGGAGCTGGAGGGATGGGCCACCTACGACCTGCCGTCGGTACGGCGGTGGCACCGCGATCGCATGGTGCTGATCGGCGACGCCGCGCACGCCACGTCGCCCGCGTCCGGGCAGGGCGCCTCGATGGCGATCGAGGACGCCGTCGAGCTCGGCCGGTGCCTGCGCGACCTCCCCGAACCAGATGCCGCCTTCGCCGCCTACGAGCAGTTGCGGCGGTTCCGGGTGGAGCGGGTGGTGGCGAACGGCGCGCGGTCGAGCAACGCGAAGGCGGCCGGGCCGGTGGCGCGGGTGCTGCGCGACGCGCTGCTGCCGCTCTTCCTCCGCCGGCAGGGAGCGCAGGCCGAGGCGTGGCTGCACGGGTACCACATCGACTGGGACGCCCAGGTCGTACCCGCCACGGTGCCGGCCGGCCGCCGTTAG
- a CDS encoding SRPBCC family protein, producing MTERRLEKHVDLDASPEQLWEAIATGPGIATWFVPHAVEPREGGAVEQDYGGGFTTEGRVTAWEPGRRFAYGAFGQPEDGRPNYAYEFLVEGRDGGGTVLRFVQSGFLDGADWDDEYDSFDAGWSLFLHNLSSYLRYFAGLPVRNAVAMSYTPGSARDIWPVLHRALGIAGQPAVGGTTTLAPDGPAPITGVVDVADEEFLGVRSEHGLHRIGVEGENGCGVSAYHYVYGRPVDTEALTSDWQHWLEKIIEEGKS from the coding sequence GTGACCGAGCGCCGGCTGGAGAAGCACGTCGACCTCGACGCCTCTCCCGAGCAGTTGTGGGAGGCCATCGCAACGGGGCCGGGGATCGCCACCTGGTTCGTCCCCCACGCGGTCGAGCCCCGCGAGGGAGGCGCCGTCGAGCAGGACTACGGCGGCGGGTTCACCACGGAGGGCCGGGTCACCGCGTGGGAACCGGGCCGCCGGTTCGCCTACGGCGCCTTCGGGCAGCCCGAGGACGGGCGGCCGAACTACGCGTACGAGTTCCTCGTGGAGGGCCGCGACGGCGGTGGCACGGTGCTGCGTTTCGTGCAGAGCGGGTTCCTCGACGGCGCCGACTGGGACGACGAGTACGACAGCTTCGACGCCGGTTGGTCCCTGTTCCTCCACAACCTGTCCAGCTACCTGCGCTACTTCGCGGGGCTACCCGTCCGGAACGCCGTCGCCATGAGCTACACGCCCGGGAGCGCGCGCGACATCTGGCCGGTGCTGCACCGCGCGCTCGGCATCGCCGGGCAACCCGCCGTCGGCGGAACCACCACGCTGGCGCCCGACGGGCCCGCTCCGATCACCGGCGTGGTGGACGTCGCCGACGAGGAGTTCCTCGGTGTCCGCTCGGAGCACGGCCTGCACCGCATCGGCGTCGAGGGTGAGAACGGCTGCGGCGTGAGCGCCTACCACTACGTCTACGGCCGTCCGGTCGACACCGAAGCGCTCACGTCCGACTGGCAGCACTGGCTGGAGAAGATCATCGAAGAGGGGAAGTCATGA
- a CDS encoding MOSC domain-containing protein: MSARVVSLHTYPIKGCAGVPLTSAYLTPAGLTHDRTFMIVDEHGVFRSQRREAQLAPIRPEVLDDGRELRLHAPGTDGVRVAVDLDGPRRPVEMFGQPYRAIDQGDAVARWLTRVVGSPSRLVRVPPEHDRVTDGETPGRAGFADSGALLVASRASLAELNRRIADRGATGVPIDRFRPNIVVDGWAEPHVEDEARELTVGDAELAFAKQAIRCAVTLVDQLTGVRTGPEPLRTLADYRRVPGKGVAFGAKFSVLTPGQLAVGDDVVVRRWSGTAVTAQPSTS, from the coding sequence ATGAGCGCCCGCGTCGTCTCGCTGCACACCTATCCGATCAAGGGCTGCGCCGGAGTGCCGCTGACCAGCGCGTACCTCACTCCGGCCGGGCTCACCCACGACCGGACGTTCATGATCGTCGACGAGCACGGGGTCTTCCGCAGCCAGCGCAGGGAGGCGCAACTCGCGCCGATCCGGCCGGAGGTGCTCGACGACGGCCGGGAGCTGCGGCTGCACGCCCCCGGCACCGACGGCGTGCGGGTGGCGGTGGACCTCGACGGCCCCCGGCGCCCCGTCGAGATGTTCGGGCAGCCGTACCGGGCCATCGATCAGGGCGACGCGGTCGCACGATGGCTCACGCGCGTGGTCGGGTCTCCGAGCCGGCTCGTGCGGGTCCCGCCGGAGCACGACCGCGTCACCGACGGGGAGACGCCCGGCCGGGCCGGGTTCGCCGACAGCGGCGCCCTGCTGGTCGCGAGCCGCGCGTCCTTGGCCGAGCTGAACCGGCGGATCGCCGACCGCGGTGCGACCGGGGTGCCCATCGACCGGTTCCGCCCCAACATCGTCGTGGACGGGTGGGCCGAGCCGCACGTCGAGGACGAGGCCCGCGAGCTGACCGTCGGCGACGCCGAGCTGGCGTTCGCCAAGCAGGCGATCCGGTGCGCGGTGACGCTGGTCGACCAGCTCACCGGCGTGCGGACCGGGCCGGAGCCGCTTCGGACCCTCGCCGACTACCGCCGCGTCCCGGGCAAGGGCGTCGCGTTCGGCGCGAAGTTCTCCGTGCTCACGCCCGGGCAGCTCGCGGTAGGGGACGACGTCGTCGTGCGGCGGTGGTCGGGCACGGCGGTCACCGCCCAGCCGAGCACGTCCTAG
- a CDS encoding DUF2945 domain-containing protein, with amino-acid sequence MAERFRKGDRVTWSSHGGTAEGVVEEEITSDTEAAGRTVRASEDDPQYRVRSEKSGGEAVHKPSALKRK; translated from the coding sequence GTGGCTGAGCGATTCCGCAAGGGCGACCGCGTCACCTGGTCCTCGCACGGCGGCACGGCGGAGGGCGTGGTCGAGGAGGAGATAACCTCCGACACCGAGGCGGCCGGGCGCACCGTGCGTGCGAGCGAGGACGACCCGCAGTACCGCGTGCGCAGCGAGAAGAGCGGCGGCGAGGCCGTCCACAAGCCGTCGGCCCTGAAGCGGAAGTGA
- a CDS encoding glycoside hydrolase family 10 protein: MRARVVQWGVAALVLALGAWGAVPAAAPATCDDGETRAAWVASVGNIDWPSTPGLPVADQQQEYRTLLDDVQRHGLNTVIVQVRPTADALWPSPYEPWSHWLTGVQGKDPGYDPLAFLVEEAHARGLKFHAWFNPFRVSKQADPAQLVPEHPARQHPDWVFTYGGQLYYDPGEPAVRELVADVVLDVAERYPIDGVHFDDYFYPYPVEGEQLPDAAAFAGHGAGFPDIGDWRRHNVDELVKGVSERLRALDKGIAFGVSPFGIWRNEAADPRGSATTGIQSYDTTYADSWTWVREGWVDYIVPQIYWEIGHATADYATLVPWWARVVAGTRVQLYTGQAAYKVGTGPAWGDGELSAHLALDRNHPEVRGEVYFSARSLSTNAAAAMDRVRTDHYSCPPSG; the protein is encoded by the coding sequence ATGCGGGCTCGGGTGGTGCAGTGGGGTGTGGCGGCCCTCGTGCTCGCGCTCGGCGCGTGGGGCGCGGTGCCGGCAGCTGCCCCTGCCACATGTGACGACGGGGAGACGCGGGCGGCGTGGGTCGCCAGCGTCGGCAACATCGACTGGCCGAGCACGCCGGGCCTCCCCGTCGCCGACCAGCAACAGGAGTACCGGACGCTCCTCGACGACGTGCAGCGGCACGGGCTGAACACCGTGATCGTGCAGGTCCGTCCGACCGCGGACGCGCTGTGGCCGTCGCCGTACGAGCCGTGGTCGCACTGGCTCACCGGCGTGCAGGGGAAGGACCCCGGCTACGACCCGCTCGCCTTCCTCGTGGAGGAGGCGCACGCGCGCGGCCTGAAGTTCCACGCCTGGTTCAACCCGTTCCGCGTGAGCAAGCAGGCCGACCCGGCGCAGCTGGTGCCCGAGCACCCGGCCAGGCAGCACCCGGACTGGGTGTTCACCTACGGGGGCCAGCTCTACTACGACCCGGGGGAGCCCGCGGTCCGCGAGCTCGTGGCCGACGTGGTGCTGGACGTCGCGGAGCGCTACCCCATCGACGGGGTGCACTTCGACGACTACTTCTACCCGTACCCCGTCGAGGGTGAGCAGCTCCCGGACGCCGCGGCGTTCGCCGGGCACGGCGCGGGCTTCCCCGACATCGGGGACTGGCGGCGGCACAACGTCGACGAGCTGGTCAAGGGCGTGTCGGAGCGGCTCCGCGCGCTCGACAAGGGCATCGCGTTCGGGGTCAGCCCGTTCGGGATCTGGCGCAACGAGGCCGCGGACCCGCGCGGATCGGCGACCACCGGCATCCAGTCCTACGACACGACCTACGCCGACAGCTGGACGTGGGTGCGCGAGGGCTGGGTGGACTACATCGTCCCGCAGATCTACTGGGAGATCGGCCACGCGACCGCGGACTACGCGACGCTCGTGCCGTGGTGGGCTCGGGTCGTGGCCGGCACCCGCGTCCAGCTCTACACGGGGCAGGCGGCGTACAAGGTGGGCACCGGCCCGGCCTGGGGGGACGGTGAGCTCAGCGCGCACCTGGCCCTCGACCGTAACCACCCCGAGGTGCGCGGCGAGGTCTACTTCAGCGCGCGTTCCCTGTCCACGAACGCGGCCGCCGCCATGGACCGGGTGCGGACCGACCACTACTCCTGCCCGCCATCCGGTTAG
- a CDS encoding class I SAM-dependent methyltransferase: MPAPALFDASADTYDHDPHHLVIARLLVAGLQQAPEPDLVVDVATGTGFAAIAALETLAPRRVLAIDISPRMIEKAAAKTGRVEWRVAPAVPLDLPDGAADVVLCASALHLIGASALPEWRRVLRPGGQVAFSIPVAADFHPSPELAASLPTDLAVPADEAGAERIARAAGFESVRVTTTASPRRSFLVFAEVPA, from the coding sequence GTGCCCGCTCCCGCGCTGTTCGACGCATCCGCCGACACCTACGACCACGACCCGCACCACCTCGTGATCGCCCGGCTCCTGGTGGCCGGCCTGCAGCAGGCGCCGGAGCCCGACCTGGTCGTCGACGTCGCCACCGGCACCGGGTTCGCCGCCATCGCCGCGCTCGAAACGCTCGCACCGCGGCGGGTACTGGCGATCGACATCTCGCCGCGGATGATCGAGAAGGCAGCGGCGAAGACGGGCCGGGTCGAGTGGCGGGTCGCGCCCGCCGTACCGCTCGACCTGCCGGACGGAGCGGCCGACGTGGTGCTCTGCGCGTCCGCGCTGCACCTCATCGGCGCCTCCGCCCTGCCCGAGTGGCGCCGCGTGCTGCGGCCGGGCGGGCAGGTGGCGTTCAGCATCCCGGTGGCCGCGGACTTCCACCCCTCCCCCGAGCTCGCGGCATCGCTGCCGACCGACCTCGCCGTACCCGCCGACGAGGCAGGTGCCGAGCGCATCGCCCGTGCCGCCGGCTTCGAGTCCGTGCGGGTGACGACCACCGCGTCCCCGCGCCGCTCGTTCCTCGTGTTCGCGGAGGTTCCCGCATGA
- a CDS encoding VOC family protein, with protein sequence MSENWKPGTFVHLDLTVPDAPGMRDFYSAVVGWKPEPLGDDWMMLAPDGTPVTGICHARGENADLPPQWLAYIAVDDLDACVAAAREHGGEVVAGPKGEGEGGYAVIRDPSGAVLALIERGTTCD encoded by the coding sequence ATGAGCGAGAACTGGAAGCCCGGCACCTTCGTGCACCTGGACCTGACCGTGCCCGACGCGCCCGGCATGCGGGACTTCTACTCCGCAGTCGTCGGCTGGAAGCCCGAGCCGCTCGGCGACGACTGGATGATGCTCGCGCCCGACGGCACACCCGTGACGGGGATCTGTCACGCGCGCGGCGAGAACGCCGACCTGCCGCCGCAGTGGCTGGCCTACATCGCCGTCGACGACCTCGACGCGTGCGTCGCCGCGGCGCGGGAGCACGGCGGCGAGGTGGTGGCGGGCCCGAAGGGCGAGGGTGAGGGCGGCTACGCGGTGATCCGCGACCCCTCAGGCGCCGTGCTCGCGCTCATCGAGCGGGGAACGACCTGCGATTAG
- a CDS encoding ArsR/SmtB family transcription factor: protein MQELTVIDDPAAAGVSLDPIRARLLAELVEPGSASSLASKVGLARQKVNYHLRTLEQHGLVELVAERRKGNMTERVLQATAASYVISPAALGSVAPDPARSPDRLSAQWLIAVAARVVREVGELLAGATKARKRLATFAIDGEVRFATPADRAAFADELARAVTDLVGRYHDETAPGGRRYRVVVAVHPELQAEGT from the coding sequence GTGCAGGAGCTCACCGTCATCGACGATCCGGCGGCTGCCGGCGTCTCGCTCGACCCGATCCGGGCCCGGCTGCTCGCGGAGCTGGTCGAGCCCGGATCGGCCAGCAGCCTCGCGAGCAAGGTCGGCCTGGCCCGGCAGAAGGTCAACTACCACCTGCGAACCCTGGAGCAGCACGGCCTGGTCGAGCTCGTCGCCGAGCGGCGCAAGGGCAACATGACCGAGCGGGTCCTCCAGGCCACCGCCGCGAGCTACGTGATCTCTCCCGCGGCGCTCGGCTCCGTCGCACCGGATCCGGCGCGGTCGCCCGACCGGCTCTCGGCCCAATGGCTCATCGCCGTCGCCGCGCGGGTCGTGCGGGAGGTCGGCGAGCTGCTCGCGGGTGCGACCAAGGCCCGCAAGCGGCTGGCGACGTTCGCGATCGACGGCGAGGTGCGGTTCGCCACCCCGGCCGACCGGGCCGCGTTCGCCGACGAGCTCGCCCGGGCCGTCACCGACCTGGTCGGCAGGTACCACGACGAGACCGCGCCCGGCGGACGCCGCTACCGGGTGGTCGTCGCGGTCCACCCCGAGCTGCAGGCGGAAGGGACGTGA
- a CDS encoding MarR family transcriptional regulator, protein MVADELRAAIQRSTLRFIAGVVLHNHAVAQRVGLGASDSQLISLLNLHGPLTPGRLADMTGLTTGTVTGVIDRLERAGFVRRERDTTDRRKVLVTPVPEAMATLADHYRHHGELLEAVLSTRDETQLRVIAAFLADLTDPDAGALVAPPPSAGGRGSGTGSSNGS, encoded by the coding sequence GTGGTCGCCGACGAGTTGCGGGCCGCCATCCAGCGGTCGACCCTGCGCTTCATCGCGGGAGTCGTGCTGCACAACCACGCCGTGGCGCAACGGGTGGGGCTCGGGGCGAGCGACTCGCAGCTCATCTCGCTGCTCAACCTGCACGGCCCGCTGACCCCGGGCCGGCTCGCGGACATGACCGGCCTCACCACCGGCACCGTGACGGGCGTGATCGACCGCCTGGAGCGCGCCGGATTCGTGCGCCGCGAACGGGACACGACCGACCGCCGGAAGGTGCTCGTGACCCCGGTGCCCGAGGCCATGGCGACCCTGGCCGACCACTACCGGCACCACGGCGAGCTGCTGGAAGCCGTGCTCAGCACCCGCGACGAGACTCAGCTGCGGGTGATCGCCGCCTTCCTCGCGGACCTGACCGACCCGGACGCCGGAGCCTTGGTGGCCCCGCCACCCTCGGCAGGCGGGCGCGGGAGTGGCACCGGGAGCAGCAACGGCAGCTGA